In Streptomyces sp. NBC_00306, a single genomic region encodes these proteins:
- a CDS encoding glycosyltransferase 87 family protein has product MLMADAAGTRLPLAVWILTRTALLLCVFKVVTFPGPDVTTDVSVIYQGWYETLSSGTFPLDDVTWQYPPAAALAILSPAVVPLLGYASAFFVLAALCDAVVLALLLHAGGRPGATRRGAWMWVGGVALLGPTAYARYDLMVTAVAVAALVAGARRPRMLGVLAGLGAMLKVWPVLLLLGLPRGRATRRSWAAAAATAAGLTLLFVAAMPGALAFLTSQRDRGTEIESLGALVFHGARHVGWDGRVALNYGSVEFLGPYVPLVSTLAMVLGAGALGWLVLWRLRAREFGPSTVCDAAFTAVLLFTTTSRVISPQYMIWLVGLAAVCLTFRACRMTLPAWLVLAACAMTVLEFPVYFALVVESDPLGVLLLAVRNGLLVAATVTACVRLWRHTVHEPGSHGSPPLRPAPDKELLSS; this is encoded by the coding sequence ATGCTCATGGCGGACGCGGCCGGCACCCGGCTCCCCCTCGCGGTGTGGATCCTCACCAGGACGGCGCTGCTGCTGTGCGTCTTCAAAGTGGTCACGTTCCCCGGCCCCGACGTCACCACCGACGTCTCGGTGATCTACCAGGGCTGGTACGAGACGCTCAGCAGCGGCACCTTCCCGCTGGACGACGTCACCTGGCAGTACCCGCCCGCCGCCGCGCTCGCGATCCTCTCCCCCGCCGTGGTGCCCCTCCTCGGCTACGCCTCCGCCTTCTTCGTTCTCGCCGCCCTCTGCGACGCCGTCGTGCTCGCACTGCTGCTCCACGCCGGCGGACGGCCGGGCGCGACCCGGCGGGGTGCCTGGATGTGGGTCGGCGGGGTGGCACTCCTCGGACCGACCGCGTACGCGCGCTACGACCTGATGGTCACCGCCGTCGCCGTGGCCGCGCTCGTCGCGGGAGCCCGCCGGCCCCGCATGCTCGGGGTGCTCGCGGGCCTGGGCGCCATGCTCAAGGTCTGGCCGGTCCTGTTGCTGCTGGGGCTGCCGCGCGGACGTGCGACCCGCCGTTCCTGGGCCGCCGCGGCGGCCACGGCGGCCGGCCTCACCCTGCTCTTCGTCGCGGCGATGCCCGGCGCCCTGGCCTTTCTCACCTCCCAGCGCGACCGGGGCACCGAGATCGAGTCGCTGGGGGCGCTCGTCTTCCACGGGGCGCGGCACGTCGGCTGGGACGGCCGGGTGGCGCTGAACTACGGGTCCGTGGAGTTCCTCGGCCCCTACGTCCCGCTCGTCTCCACGCTCGCGATGGTCCTCGGTGCGGGAGCGCTCGGCTGGCTGGTGCTGTGGCGGCTGCGGGCGCGGGAGTTCGGCCCCTCCACCGTGTGCGACGCGGCGTTCACGGCCGTGCTGCTGTTCACCACCACCAGCCGGGTGATCAGCCCGCAGTACATGATCTGGCTGGTCGGACTGGCCGCGGTCTGCCTCACCTTCCGGGCCTGCCGCATGACCCTGCCCGCCTGGCTGGTGCTGGCCGCGTGCGCGATGACGGTGCTGGAGTTCCCCGTCTACTTCGCGCTGGTGGTGGAGAGCGACCCGCTGGGCGTGCTGCTGCTGGCGGTGCGCAACGGTCTGCTTGTCGCGGCGACGGTGACCGCCTGCGTACGGCTGTGGCGGCACACGGTCCACGAGCCCGGCAGCCACGGGAGCCCGCCGCTGCGGCCCGCGCCCGACAAGGAGCTGCTCTCCTCCTGA
- a CDS encoding SRPBCC family protein encodes MAEHTSSSITIEAAPADVMGVISDFARYPEWTGEVKEAEVLATDGKGRAEQVRLVLDAGAIKDDHTLAYTWNGDNQVSWTLVKSQMLRAIDGSYTLAPVGGGDRTEVTYQLTVDVKIPMLGMIKRKAEKVIIDRALAGLKKRVESGPTA; translated from the coding sequence ATGGCGGAACACACCAGCTCGAGCATCACGATCGAGGCGGCGCCGGCCGATGTGATGGGGGTGATCTCGGACTTCGCCCGCTACCCCGAGTGGACCGGCGAGGTGAAGGAGGCGGAAGTCCTCGCCACCGACGGCAAGGGCCGCGCCGAGCAGGTCCGGCTGGTGCTGGACGCCGGTGCGATCAAGGACGACCACACGCTCGCGTACACCTGGAACGGCGACAACCAGGTCAGCTGGACGCTGGTGAAGTCCCAGATGCTGCGCGCCATCGACGGCTCGTACACGCTCGCCCCCGTCGGCGGCGGCGACCGCACCGAGGTCACCTACCAGCTGACCGTCGACGTCAAGATCCCCATGCTCGGCATGATCAAGCGCAAGGCCGAGAAGGTCATCATCGACCGCGCCCTGGCCGGTCTGAAGAAGCGCGTCGAGAGCGGACCCACCGCCTGA
- a CDS encoding ArsA family ATPase, whose amino-acid sequence MRTVLVTGLGGAGRTTVAAATAHAAAKRGELVLFLSTGPGEVLGTPVTGRPDAPAEITDGLWAGRIDTGADFRAEFLSLQERSAAALDLLGAARLEEAELTELPGSEQFALLRALTVAASGDWDTVVVDLPPLRETIALLALPEQLRRYLRRLLPQERQAARALRPVLAQLAGVPMPAQWLYATAARWDAELALVQSVIESDDTALRVVAEPGPAAAAALRTARSGLALHGLRVEALLANRVLPRHSADTWLASLAAQQEKCLHEWSQEWPPGTALIEVPHAGRDPRGLADLALLGDLSLPDGGGSQDGADAGADRGSPGQRIEDRRTDDGILVWTLDLPGAVKGDVGLVRRGDELLLTVGTFRRILPLPSVLRRCTVAGAALADGVLRVRFAPDPQLWPRGH is encoded by the coding sequence ATGCGTACGGTCCTCGTCACCGGCCTCGGCGGCGCGGGCCGTACGACCGTCGCCGCGGCGACCGCCCACGCGGCGGCGAAGCGCGGCGAGCTCGTGCTCTTCCTCTCCACCGGCCCCGGCGAGGTGCTCGGCACCCCGGTCACCGGCCGCCCCGATGCGCCCGCGGAGATCACGGACGGCCTCTGGGCCGGCCGTATCGACACCGGCGCCGACTTCCGGGCGGAATTCCTCTCGCTCCAGGAGCGCAGCGCGGCCGCGCTCGACCTGCTCGGCGCCGCACGGCTCGAAGAGGCGGAGCTCACCGAACTCCCCGGCAGCGAACAGTTCGCCCTCCTGCGGGCGCTGACCGTCGCCGCCTCCGGTGACTGGGACACGGTCGTCGTCGACCTGCCGCCGCTGCGCGAGACGATCGCCCTGCTGGCCCTGCCCGAGCAGCTGCGCCGCTATCTGCGCCGGCTGCTGCCGCAGGAACGCCAGGCCGCCCGCGCCCTGCGCCCGGTCCTCGCCCAGCTCGCGGGTGTCCCGATGCCCGCCCAGTGGCTGTACGCGACCGCCGCGCGCTGGGACGCCGAACTGGCCCTCGTCCAGAGCGTGATCGAGTCCGACGACACCGCCCTGCGTGTGGTCGCCGAACCGGGACCCGCGGCCGCCGCCGCCCTGCGGACCGCCCGCAGCGGACTCGCCCTGCACGGCCTGCGGGTCGAGGCCCTGCTGGCCAACCGGGTCCTGCCCCGGCACTCCGCCGACACCTGGCTCGCCTCCCTCGCGGCCCAGCAGGAGAAGTGCCTGCACGAGTGGTCGCAGGAGTGGCCGCCCGGCACCGCGCTCATCGAAGTTCCCCACGCGGGCCGCGACCCCCGCGGCCTCGCCGACCTCGCCCTGCTGGGCGACCTCTCCCTGCCGGACGGCGGCGGATCGCAGGACGGTGCCGACGCGGGCGCGGACCGCGGCAGCCCCGGGCAGCGCATCGAGGACCGCCGTACCGACGACGGAATCCTCGTCTGGACGCTGGACCTGCCGGGCGCTGTCAAGGGAGACGTCGGCCTGGTCCGCCGGGGGGATGAACTGCTGCTCACCGTCGGAACGTTCCGCAGGATCCTGCCGCTGCCGTCCGTACTGCGCCGCTGCACCGTGGCGGGCGCGGCCCTCGCGGACGGTGTGCTGAGGGTCCGCTTCGCGCCGGACCCGCAGCTGTGGCCGCGCGGGCACTGA
- a CDS encoding C40 family peptidase produces the protein MASHRRSSQPGLTHSARVTVLSAAAATAAAALGAAPAAVADPGDGPDSSRATVDRLFEEAEKATEQFNKAGEKADRLREDVGHAQDSVARGQERINRMRGALGSVAGAQYRSGGMDPALELLLSGNPDTYLEKAATLDRISERQATALRELQQAQRRLGQERAEAARDLVELERSQAAVARHKRTVERKLGEARRLLNSLSSEDRADFDRASRSGRGTLPELSGLAPSSARAAAAVMAARNAVGRPYVWGANGPSGFDCSGLTQWSYAQAGVGLPRTSQAQRYAGRQVSLSEARPGDLVAYRSDASHIAMYMGNGQVVHAPYPGAPVRYDPVGMMPVSSVTRV, from the coding sequence GTGGCGTCCCATCGACGGTCCTCACAGCCCGGTCTCACTCACAGCGCCCGGGTCACCGTACTGTCCGCCGCGGCGGCAACGGCCGCTGCGGCGCTCGGGGCCGCACCGGCGGCCGTCGCCGATCCCGGCGACGGGCCGGACTCCTCGCGCGCCACGGTCGACCGGCTCTTCGAGGAGGCCGAGAAGGCCACCGAGCAGTTCAACAAGGCCGGTGAGAAGGCCGACCGGCTGCGCGAGGACGTGGGCCACGCGCAGGACAGCGTCGCCCGGGGCCAGGAGCGCATCAACCGGATGCGTGGCGCGCTCGGTTCGGTCGCGGGGGCGCAGTACCGCTCCGGCGGCATGGACCCGGCGCTCGAACTGCTCCTCTCCGGGAACCCCGACACCTATCTGGAGAAGGCCGCGACGCTGGACCGCATCAGCGAGCGTCAGGCCACCGCCCTGCGGGAGCTCCAGCAGGCCCAGCGAAGACTCGGCCAGGAGCGTGCGGAAGCCGCTCGCGACCTCGTCGAACTGGAGCGCAGCCAGGCGGCCGTCGCTCGTCACAAGCGCACCGTCGAACGCAAACTGGGAGAGGCCCGGCGCCTGCTCAACTCGCTGTCCTCCGAGGACCGCGCCGACTTCGACCGCGCCTCCCGCTCGGGACGCGGCACACTGCCCGAGCTCTCCGGCCTCGCCCCCTCCTCGGCCCGGGCCGCCGCCGCGGTGATGGCCGCCCGCAACGCGGTGGGCCGCCCCTACGTCTGGGGTGCCAACGGGCCCTCGGGATTCGACTGTTCGGGGCTCACCCAGTGGTCGTACGCCCAGGCCGGCGTCGGACTGCCGCGCACCTCGCAGGCGCAGCGCTACGCCGGCCGCCAGGTCTCCCTCTCCGAGGCCCGCCCCGGTGACCTGGTGGCGTACCGCAGCGACGCCAGCCACATCGCGATGTACATGGGCAACGGGCAGGTGGTGCACGCGCCCTATCCCGGCGCCCCGGTGCGCTACGACCCGGTCGGCATGATGCCCGTCTCGTCGGTCACCCGCGTCTGA
- a CDS encoding AMP-dependent synthetase/ligase gives MREFSLPALYEVPSDGNLTDLIRRNASQHPDVAVMGRKVAGAWADVTARQFLHEVRAAAKGLIAAGVRPGDRVALMSRTRYEWVQMDFAIWSAGAVTVPVYETSSAEQVQWILGDSGAVAVIVESEAHAAAVESVRDRLPGLRDVWQIEAGAVDALIAAGAGISDEAVDASSAHAKADDPATIVYTSGTTGRPKGCVLTHRSFFAECGNLVERLKPLFRTGESSVLLFLPAAHVFGRMVEVAAVMAPIKLGCVPDIKNLTDELASFRPTLILGVPRVFEKVYNSARAKAQADGKGKIFDKAAQTAISYSRALGTSEGPSIGLKFKHKVFDRLVFSKLRAVLGGRGEYAVSGGAPLGERLGHFFRGIGFTVLEGYGLTESCAATAFNPWDRQKIGTVGQPLPGSVVRIADDGEVLLHGEHLFQGYWQNESATAEALADGWFHTGDIGTLDEDGYLAITGRKKEILVTAGGKNVAPAVIEDRIRAHALVAECMVVGDGRPFVGALVTIDEEFLGRWASDHGKPVDSTAASLRDDAELLAEIQQAVDEGNAAVSKAESVRKFRILNAQFTEEAGHITPSLKLKRNVVAKDFADEIEAIYRG, from the coding sequence TTGCGCGAGTTCAGCCTTCCGGCCCTGTACGAGGTCCCTTCGGACGGCAACCTGACGGATCTGATCCGCCGCAATGCCTCTCAGCATCCGGATGTCGCGGTGATGGGCAGAAAGGTGGCGGGAGCCTGGGCGGACGTCACCGCCCGCCAGTTCCTCCACGAGGTGCGCGCCGCCGCCAAGGGCCTGATCGCCGCCGGTGTCCGGCCCGGCGACCGGGTCGCCCTGATGTCCCGCACCCGCTACGAGTGGGTGCAGATGGACTTCGCCATCTGGAGCGCGGGCGCGGTCACCGTGCCGGTGTACGAGACGAGTTCGGCCGAGCAGGTCCAGTGGATCCTCGGCGACTCGGGCGCGGTCGCGGTGATCGTGGAGAGCGAGGCCCACGCGGCCGCCGTCGAGTCCGTACGGGACCGGCTGCCGGGCCTGCGTGACGTCTGGCAGATCGAGGCCGGCGCGGTCGACGCGCTGATCGCCGCGGGTGCCGGGATCTCCGACGAGGCCGTCGACGCGAGCAGCGCGCATGCCAAGGCGGACGACCCCGCGACGATCGTCTACACCTCGGGCACCACCGGCCGCCCCAAGGGCTGTGTGCTCACCCACCGCAGCTTCTTCGCGGAGTGCGGCAACCTCGTGGAGCGCCTCAAGCCCCTGTTCCGTACGGGCGAGAGCTCCGTCCTGCTGTTCCTCCCGGCCGCGCACGTCTTCGGGCGCATGGTCGAGGTCGCGGCCGTGATGGCTCCGATCAAGCTCGGCTGTGTCCCGGACATCAAGAACCTCACCGACGAGCTGGCCTCCTTCCGGCCGACGCTCATCCTCGGTGTACCGCGGGTCTTCGAGAAGGTCTACAACTCCGCCCGCGCGAAGGCCCAGGCCGACGGCAAGGGCAAGATCTTCGACAAGGCGGCGCAGACGGCGATCTCCTACAGCCGTGCGCTCGGCACCTCCGAAGGCCCCTCGATCGGGCTGAAGTTCAAGCACAAGGTCTTCGACCGGCTCGTCTTCAGCAAGCTGCGGGCGGTGCTGGGCGGCCGCGGCGAATACGCGGTCTCCGGCGGCGCGCCCCTCGGCGAGCGGCTCGGACACTTCTTCCGCGGTATCGGCTTCACCGTGCTGGAGGGCTACGGCCTGACCGAGTCGTGCGCGGCGACGGCGTTCAACCCGTGGGACCGGCAGAAGATCGGCACGGTCGGACAGCCGCTGCCGGGCTCGGTGGTGCGGATCGCGGACGACGGCGAGGTGCTGCTGCACGGAGAGCATCTCTTCCAGGGCTACTGGCAGAACGAGTCGGCGACCGCGGAGGCGCTGGCCGACGGCTGGTTCCACACGGGGGACATCGGCACGCTCGACGAGGACGGCTACCTCGCGATCACCGGCCGCAAGAAGGAGATCCTGGTCACCGCGGGCGGCAAGAACGTCGCTCCCGCGGTCATCGAGGACCGCATCCGCGCGCACGCGCTGGTCGCGGAGTGCATGGTGGTCGGCGACGGGCGTCCCTTCGTGGGCGCGCTGGTCACGATCGACGAGGAATTCCTGGGCCGCTGGGCCTCGGACCACGGCAAGCCGGTGGATTCGACGGCTGCCTCGCTGCGCGACGACGCCGAGCTGCTGGCAGAGATCCAGCAGGCGGTGGACGAGGGCAACGCGGCCGTCTCCAAGGCGGAGTCGGTGCGCAAGTTCCGCATCCTGAACGCCCAGTTCACGGAAGAGGCGGGACACATCACGCCGTCGCTGAAGCTGAAGCGGAATGTGGTGGCGAAGGACTTCGCGGACGAGATCGAGGCGATCTACCGCGGCTGA
- a CDS encoding ROK family glucokinase, translating into MGLTIGVDIGGTKIAAGVVDEEGTILETHKVPTPSTPEGIVDAISSAVAGAGKGHDIEAVGIGAAGYVDDKRATVLFAPNIHWRHEPLKDKVEQRVGMPVVVENDANAAAWGEYRFGAGQGHEDVICITLGTGLGGGIIIGNKLRRGRFGVAAEFGHIRVVPDGLLCGCGSQGCWEQYASGRALVRYAKQRANATPENAEILLGLGDGTIEGIEGKHISAAARQGDAVAVDSFRELARWAGAGLADLASLFDPSAFIVGGGVSDEGELVLDPIRKSFRRWLIGGQWRPHAQVLAAQLGGKAGLVGAADLARQG; encoded by the coding sequence ATGGGACTCACCATCGGCGTCGACATCGGCGGCACCAAGATCGCGGCGGGCGTGGTCGACGAAGAGGGCACTATTCTCGAGACGCACAAGGTGCCCACCCCGTCGACCCCCGAAGGCATCGTCGACGCGATCTCCTCAGCCGTCGCCGGAGCCGGCAAGGGGCACGACATCGAGGCCGTCGGCATCGGGGCGGCCGGTTACGTCGACGACAAGCGAGCCACCGTCCTCTTCGCGCCCAACATCCACTGGCGGCACGAGCCGCTGAAGGACAAGGTCGAGCAGCGCGTCGGCATGCCGGTGGTCGTCGAGAACGACGCGAACGCCGCGGCCTGGGGCGAGTACCGCTTCGGCGCCGGTCAGGGCCACGAGGACGTCATCTGCATCACCCTCGGCACCGGTCTCGGCGGCGGCATCATCATCGGCAACAAGCTGCGCCGCGGGCGCTTCGGTGTCGCCGCGGAATTCGGGCACATCAGGGTGGTGCCGGACGGTCTGCTGTGCGGCTGCGGCAGCCAGGGCTGCTGGGAGCAGTACGCCTCCGGCCGCGCGCTCGTGCGGTACGCCAAGCAGCGCGCCAACGCCACACCGGAGAACGCGGAGATCCTCCTCGGCCTCGGCGACGGCACCATCGAGGGCATCGAGGGCAAGCACATCAGCGCCGCCGCACGGCAGGGCGACGCGGTCGCGGTCGACTCCTTCCGCGAACTGGCCCGTTGGGCGGGCGCCGGCCTGGCCGACCTGGCCTCGCTGTTCGACCCCTCGGCGTTCATCGTCGGCGGTGGCGTCTCGGACGAGGGCGAGTTGGTCCTCGACCCGATCCGCAAGTCGTTCCGCCGCTGGCTCATCGGCGGCCAGTGGCGTCCGCACGCCCAGGTCCTCGCCGCCCAACTGGGCGGAAAGGCCGGCCTGGTGGGCGCGGCGGACCTGGCCCGACAGGGCTAG
- a CDS encoding DUF5304 domain-containing protein: MSDATERPAVDADADAWADACAEDLEAEKARRRAHYGQPTGSASEELRRLLDAVADKVSGFQSSLPGMAAQSAVQQLVDQAKAAVEPVIERNPQIFDHLAAAGGELLAAYRSAVEGHERRWTQEPRTAKDAEDPRDDGPGPSEHIDLD, encoded by the coding sequence ATGAGTGATGCCACCGAGCGTCCCGCAGTCGATGCCGACGCCGACGCCTGGGCCGACGCGTGCGCGGAGGACCTCGAGGCGGAGAAGGCCCGACGCCGCGCCCACTACGGTCAGCCCACCGGGTCCGCCTCCGAGGAACTGCGCCGCCTCCTGGACGCCGTCGCCGACAAGGTGTCCGGGTTCCAGAGCTCGCTGCCCGGCATGGCCGCCCAGAGCGCCGTGCAGCAGCTGGTCGACCAGGCGAAGGCCGCGGTCGAGCCGGTGATCGAGCGCAACCCCCAGATCTTCGACCACCTCGCCGCCGCGGGCGGTGAGCTGCTGGCCGCCTACCGCTCCGCGGTCGAGGGTCACGAGCGCCGCTGGACCCAGGAGCCGCGCACGGCCAAGGACGCCGAGGACCCGCGTGACGACGGGCCCGGACCGAGTGAGCACATCGACCTGGACTGA
- a CDS encoding metallophosphoesterase family protein: MRVNVVSDVHGNAADLATAGDGADALICLGDLVLFLDYADHSRGIFPDLFGAENAHRLVELRTARRFDEARDLGRSLWAELATDRESAIESAVRSQYAELFAAFPTPTYATYGNVDMPTLWPEYAHPGVSVLDGERVEIGGLVFGFVGGGLRTPMRTPYEISDEEYAAKVEALGEVDVLCSHIPPEVPELTYDTVARRFERGSRALLDAIHRTRPRYSLFGHVHQPLVRRMRVGATECVNVGHFASTGRPWTLEW, from the coding sequence ATGCGAGTCAATGTGGTCAGTGACGTGCACGGCAACGCCGCTGATCTCGCCACCGCGGGCGACGGCGCCGATGCCCTGATCTGCCTCGGTGACCTCGTCCTCTTCCTCGACTACGCCGACCACTCGCGCGGCATCTTCCCGGACCTGTTCGGCGCCGAGAACGCCCACCGGCTCGTCGAACTGCGCACGGCCCGGCGCTTCGACGAGGCCCGTGACCTGGGGCGGAGTCTGTGGGCCGAGCTCGCCACCGACCGCGAGAGCGCCATCGAGTCGGCCGTACGAAGCCAGTACGCCGAACTGTTCGCCGCCTTCCCCACCCCGACGTACGCCACCTACGGCAATGTCGATATGCCGACCCTCTGGCCGGAGTACGCGCACCCGGGTGTCTCCGTCCTCGACGGCGAACGCGTCGAGATCGGCGGCCTCGTCTTCGGTTTCGTCGGCGGCGGACTGCGCACCCCCATGCGCACGCCCTACGAGATCTCCGACGAGGAGTACGCGGCGAAGGTCGAGGCGCTCGGCGAGGTCGACGTCCTGTGCTCGCACATTCCGCCGGAGGTCCCCGAGCTGACCTACGACACGGTCGCCCGCCGTTTCGAGCGCGGCAGCCGGGCCCTGCTGGACGCGATCCACCGCACCCGGCCGCGCTACTCCCTGTTCGGTCACGTGCACCAGCCGCTCGTCCGGCGGATGCGCGTCGGCGCGACCGAGTGCGTGAACGTCGGGCACTTCGCCTCGACCGGCCGTCCCTGGACGCTGGAATGGTGA
- a CDS encoding C40 family peptidase, giving the protein MASHRRPKQPSRTRVTVLTATAAAAVALTSQAAQADPKPSKSDVKEKVDKLYEEAEKATEKYNGAKEQQDKLQKQVDAIQDKVARGQDELNTLRDGLGSVASAQYRSGGIDPAVQLFLSSDPDSYLDKASALDQLGAKQTEALTEIQTKQRTLAQQRKEAQSKLGDLADTRKQLGTKKKEVQSKLASAQKLLNSLSAQERASLAADETRADRASERVNLGAAVPASQRASAAFAAAQSKIGTPYVYGASGPNSFDCSGLTSWAFAQAGVGIPRTSQSQANAGTRIYSQSALKQGDLVIFYGDLHHVGFYAGNGQVLHAPRSGANVRYESINNMPFQFGVRI; this is encoded by the coding sequence GTGGCGTCCCACCGTCGTCCCAAGCAGCCGAGCCGCACCCGCGTGACCGTGCTCACCGCGACCGCGGCAGCGGCCGTCGCCCTCACTTCCCAGGCCGCCCAGGCTGATCCGAAGCCGAGCAAGAGCGACGTCAAGGAAAAGGTCGACAAGCTCTACGAAGAGGCCGAGAAGGCCACCGAGAAGTACAACGGCGCCAAGGAGCAGCAGGACAAGCTCCAGAAGCAGGTCGACGCCATCCAGGACAAGGTCGCCCGCGGTCAGGACGAGCTCAACACCCTGCGGGACGGCCTCGGTTCGGTGGCCAGCGCCCAGTACCGCTCCGGCGGCATCGACCCGGCCGTACAGCTCTTCCTCTCCTCCGACCCGGACAGCTACCTCGACAAGGCCTCCGCGCTGGACCAGCTCGGCGCCAAGCAGACCGAGGCGCTCACCGAGATCCAGACGAAGCAGCGCACCCTCGCGCAGCAGCGCAAGGAAGCCCAGAGTAAGCTCGGCGACCTGGCCGACACGCGCAAGCAGCTCGGCACGAAGAAGAAGGAAGTCCAGTCCAAGCTCGCGTCCGCGCAGAAGCTGCTGAACTCCCTGAGCGCGCAGGAGCGTGCCTCCCTCGCCGCCGACGAGACCCGCGCCGACCGCGCGAGCGAGCGTGTGAACCTCGGTGCTGCGGTGCCCGCCTCGCAGCGCGCGTCCGCCGCGTTCGCCGCCGCCCAGAGCAAGATCGGTACGCCGTACGTCTACGGCGCCTCCGGCCCCAACTCCTTCGACTGCTCCGGCCTCACCTCCTGGGCGTTCGCCCAGGCCGGTGTCGGCATACCGCGCACCTCGCAGTCGCAGGCCAACGCCGGCACCCGGATCTACTCCCAGAGCGCCCTCAAGCAGGGCGACCTGGTGATCTTCTACGGCGACCTGCACCACGTCGGCTTCTACGCGGGCAACGGCCAGGTGCTGCACGCGCCGCGGAGCGGAGCCAACGTGCGCTACGAGTCCATCAACAACATGCCCTTCCAGTTCGGCGTGCGCATCTGA
- a CDS encoding glycosyltransferase family 4 protein has product MHKTLIVTNDFPPRPGGIQAFLHNMALRLDPERLVVYASTWKRGQEGAEATAAFDAEQPFTVVRDRTTMLLPTPRVTRRAVGLLREHGCESVWFGAAAPLGLMGPALRRAGAKRLVATTHGHEAGWAQLPASRQLLRRIGEGTDTITYLGEYTRSRIAAALTPEAAGRMVQLPPGVDEKTFHPGSGGETVRERLGLTDRPVVVCVSRLVPRKGQDTLILAMPAILAKVPDAVLLIVGGGPYEKDLRKLAQDTGVAGSVRFTGAVPWAELPAHYGAGDVFAMPCRTRRGGLDVEGLGIVYLEASATGLPVVAGDSGGAPDAVLDGETGWVVRGGSAEDAADRIVTLLEDPELRTRMGERGRRWVEEKWRWDLLAEKLRTLL; this is encoded by the coding sequence ATGCACAAGACCTTGATCGTGACCAACGACTTCCCGCCCCGGCCCGGCGGTATCCAGGCCTTCCTGCACAACATGGCGCTGCGGCTGGACCCCGAACGGCTCGTCGTCTACGCCTCCACCTGGAAGCGCGGGCAGGAGGGCGCGGAGGCGACCGCGGCCTTCGACGCGGAGCAGCCCTTCACCGTCGTGCGGGACCGTACGACCATGCTGCTGCCGACCCCGCGGGTCACCCGGCGTGCGGTCGGACTCCTGCGGGAACACGGCTGCGAGTCCGTGTGGTTCGGGGCGGCGGCGCCGCTCGGGCTGATGGGTCCCGCCCTGCGCAGGGCGGGCGCGAAGCGGCTGGTGGCCACGACGCACGGGCACGAGGCCGGCTGGGCCCAGCTCCCCGCGTCCCGGCAACTGCTGCGGCGGATCGGTGAGGGCACCGACACCATCACGTATCTGGGCGAGTACACGCGCTCGCGCATCGCCGCCGCGCTCACGCCCGAGGCGGCGGGCCGCATGGTCCAACTGCCGCCGGGCGTCGACGAGAAGACCTTCCACCCCGGCTCCGGCGGCGAAACGGTCCGCGAACGGCTCGGGCTCACCGACCGGCCCGTGGTCGTCTGTGTCTCCCGGCTGGTGCCCCGCAAGGGCCAGGACACCCTGATCCTCGCGATGCCCGCGATCCTGGCGAAGGTGCCGGACGCGGTGCTGCTGATCGTGGGAGGCGGCCCGTACGAGAAGGACCTGCGCAAGCTCGCGCAGGACACCGGAGTCGCGGGATCGGTCCGCTTCACCGGCGCGGTGCCCTGGGCCGAACTGCCCGCCCACTACGGCGCCGGCGACGTCTTCGCGATGCCGTGCCGCACGCGCAGGGGCGGCCTGGACGTCGAGGGTCTCGGCATCGTGTACCTGGAGGCGTCGGCGACGGGCCTGCCGGTGGTGGCGGGCGACTCCGGCGGCGCCCCGGACGCGGTACTCGACGGCGAAACGGGCTGGGTGGTACGCGGCGGCTCGGCCGAGGACGCGGCCGACCGGATCGTGACGCTGCTGGAGGACCCGGAACTGCGGACGCGGATGGGGGAGCGGGGCAGGCGGTGGGTCGAGGAGAAGTGGCGCTGGGACCTGCTGGCGGAGAAGCTCAGAACGCTGCTGTAG